DNA from candidate division WOR-3 bacterium:
CAGATCGCCCAATGGGAGGATACCATAGGTACATTGATGTTCTTAATTTTATCGACTCACTAAGGTTATCAAATCCTCACATAGTTTCCGAGAAGGAATCGATAGGTTATACAATAGAGGGAAGAGGTATTTACTGCGTCAAGATATCCGACAACCCTGAACTTGATGAAAATGAGCCTGAGGTGCTGTTTAATGCGTTGATTCATGCTCGCGAACCCTTAAGTATGGAAATCATACTTTACTTTATGCGTTACCTCACAGAAAACTATCCCTATGATCCTATTGTTAGGTACATCGTTAACGAAAGAGAGCTTTATTTTATACCCATTTTAAACCCAGACGGTTATGTATACAACGAGATAACAAACCCAACAGGAGGGGGCATTTGGCGAAAAAACCGCCGAATAAATCCAGACGGTTCCTACGGAGTCGATCTTAACCGAAACTTCGGTTTTATGTGGGGCATTGACAATTACGGCTCCTCACCAAACCCAGAAGATGAAATATACCGCGGAGAAGCCCCGTTTTCTGAGCCAGAAACCCAGTCTTACCGTGAATTTGTGATAAGAAGAAAATTTAAGCTCATTGTGGATAACCATACATTTGGAGGTATGTATCTTTACCCATGGGGATACACATCCACACCTACACCCTTCTCCGACCTGTACGATGAATATTCTTATATACTTTCACGATTCAACAATTACATACCAATTCAGGCGTCAGATCTTTATCCTGTGAACGGGGCGCTTATGGATTGGGCTTTTGGAGATACGGTTGAAAAACCAAGGATAATAGCATTCTCCCCTGAATTAGGTTCGCCGGAGGATGGCTTTTGGCCACCACCAGAAAGAATAGAACAAAACGGTGAAATAGCCTTAAAAGGAAACCTATTTTTCTCATTGATAAGCGGCGGATATATACGGACAAAACTAAACCTGGACACATTGATCTTGTTTACTCTCTCTCCCGAGGAAACAAAAAACATCAGTTTTACAGTAAAAAATATAGGGCTCGACACCCTTAAGAACATTGTGATTTACCCCAGGAACCTCGACAGAACAATCGAGTTTGAAAGCGAACCGCACGAAATATCTGTTTTGCCTCCGAATTCTAGCACGGTCTATTATAATACTATACGATGTGGATCTTTCACTACCCCAGGAACAAGAGCCTATTTTGAGTTGTGCACAGAATATTCAACCGAGCTAACAATCTGCGATACCCATTTCATATACATCGGGACACCAACCATCGTATACTTCAACAACTTTGAGGGAATAACAGATCAATTCAGGGCAATAAGCGGTCCAGACTGGGAAAGAGGACACCCAATAAGTGGTCCGCGCTCGGCATATTCTGGGCTTAAGTGCTGGGGCACGATCCTTGATGGAACATACTCCCCATATTCTCGATCTGTACTCAGCTCGCCTTTATTAAACCTCTCCGGATGCACAAAACCAATGCTTGTTTTTAAGCATTGGTATTTGACAGAATCCTGCGAAGACACAATTTATGATGGAGGGTTTGTTCGAGTGAGAAGGGGCGGACTTACAGAAACAATCGAGCCAATCGATCACTATCGAGGAAAACTTTATAATCATAACCCTAACGGAGGAGAAAGCGCATACGGTGGACTATCGGATGGTTGGGAAACAGCCTATTTCGACCTATCAGCGTTCGCAGGACAAACAATCTATGTCGAGTTTGTCTTTGCAAGCGATTACTACATTCAACGCCCTGGCTGGTACATAGACGACTTTGCCATAATCGATTTCCCGCCAACAAGCTTAGAGGAAAAAGCAAATACAGCATCTTCAGCATCATATCTAAGCATATTTCCAAATCCCGCAAATAATGGGCTCAAAATAAGAACCGATCTATCTCACAGACTAAAAACTTTATACCTAGTGGATATAACAGGAAAACAACACAAGATAGAACTAAAAAACCAGCCTGGCGAAATCAATATAAGCTTGGAAAGATTTCCTTCTGGGATATATTTTCTCGTTTTTCAATCTGATACGATATCATTCAAAGAAAAGATTATAATTCTCAAGTAAAAAGATTATTTCATCAATAGCACTCTTTTAGAAATCGAGCCTATTTCGGTTTGAAGCCTCATAAAATAGATTCCAGAGGAAAGTTCGTTAGCAGCAAGGGTAAACGAGTAAGAGCCCCTCGGAAGAATACCCGAGGCGAAGGTTTTTATCTTTCGTCCCAATATGTCAAAAATCGATAGATCAACTTTTGTTGCGAAAGGCAATTCGAATGAAACCCTTGAACTAACATTAAACGGGTTAGGATATAAGATAAGATCAAACCCTTGAGCCACAAGTTTACTTTCCTCATTAACCGAAAGCGAAAGGGAATCGTGAAACATTCTAAGAGTATCCTCGCTTATAACAAAGACCCTTCTTGCTCCCTGCTCGATTCCCAATCCAACAGCACCTGTAAAAGCTATGTTAGACCTGACCGGAAAAGGTGGAGAAACGGAAAGATTCACAACCGCAAGACCTCCATCACCACAAGCAACATAACCCCACAGCGTATCAGCATTTGAAATAACCTCAACATCTCTTCCACCACCGCCAACATTAACATCGGTTCTTCCAACATATCTAATATCCATCGGGTTACTAACATCAAATACCTTCAAAAACCTTGCAGCAGAATTAATAGTCACATAAGCAGTTGAACCCTCCACCCACAAATTCGTAGGTCCAGCGTCAGTTACCCTGGTTGTATCGAGCATTGTTAGGTCAGAAATCGTGAATGCGACAATCCCGCCGTTAGTACCGCTTGTGCCATAAACAACATAAGCAAGAGTATCTTTAACAAATACAGCCTGCCCTCTATTAGGCAAATCTACGCAGTTATGCGATGTAAACGCGGTATCAACAACACAAAGCTTGCTCG
Protein-coding regions in this window:
- a CDS encoding M14 family zinc carboxypeptidase — protein: MLVDVTYSPWNLEKLASEHFDIGYINPRCCIKIIAKNPEELTKLANLGMDYKVEIESLEEYYANRLMPDRPMGGYHRYIDVLNFIDSLRLSNPHIVSEKESIGYTIEGRGIYCVKISDNPELDENEPEVLFNALIHAREPLSMEIILYFMRYLTENYPYDPIVRYIVNERELYFIPILNPDGYVYNEITNPTGGGIWRKNRRINPDGSYGVDLNRNFGFMWGIDNYGSSPNPEDEIYRGEAPFSEPETQSYREFVIRRKFKLIVDNHTFGGMYLYPWGYTSTPTPFSDLYDEYSYILSRFNNYIPIQASDLYPVNGALMDWAFGDTVEKPRIIAFSPELGSPEDGFWPPPERIEQNGEIALKGNLFFSLISGGYIRTKLNLDTLILFTLSPEETKNISFTVKNIGLDTLKNIVIYPRNLDRTIEFESEPHEISVLPPNSSTVYYNTIRCGSFTTPGTRAYFELCTEYSTELTICDTHFIYIGTPTIVYFNNFEGITDQFRAISGPDWERGHPISGPRSAYSGLKCWGTILDGTYSPYSRSVLSSPLLNLSGCTKPMLVFKHWYLTESCEDTIYDGGFVRVRRGGLTETIEPIDHYRGKLYNHNPNGGESAYGGLSDGWETAYFDLSAFAGQTIYVEFVFASDYYIQRPGWYIDDFAIIDFPPTSLEEKANTASSASYLSIFPNPANNGLKIRTDLSHRLKTLYLVDITGKQHKIELKNQPGEINISLERFPSGIYFLVFQSDTISFKEKIIILK
- a CDS encoding T9SS type A sorting domain-containing protein, with amino-acid sequence MKGVEMMRRVFEKSLACFLFCGLFGMRLGNFNGVEIVVIEPSRLGILAEPGVPTPLDSVVFTGSGYADVVAQDPFVFVAAGATMKWAHYDGESFDNSGSYDPPTGGNAKDIFIAGNTIYMSDRDLGILKYTYSPSGSVPGLSFVGAYDGFVAFKPKGIFVHEDRIFVACDDSSKLCVVDTAFTSHNCVDLPNRGQAVFVKDTLAYVVYGTSGTNGGIVAFTISDLTMLDTTRVTDAGPTNLWVEGSTAYVTINSAARFLKVFDVSNPMDIRYVGRTDVNVGGGGRDVEVISNADTLWGYVACGDGGLAVVNLSVSPPFPVRSNIAFTGAVGLGIEQGARRVFVISEDTLRMFHDSLSLSVNEESKLVAQGFDLILYPNPFNVSSRVSFELPFATKVDLSIFDILGRKIKTFASGILPRGSYSFTLAANELSSGIYFMRLQTEIGSISKRVLLMK